CGTAGATCTTCAGAGAACTATCGACGACATGAGGGCGCAACCGTTCTGCATAGCCCATGTACTCGGTGAAAACCTCTTCGGCATTCAACGGGGGCAGATTGTAGAGCTTTTCGAGAATGAGGTTCTTTTGTGCGATCGTCCATTCCAGTTGCTCACGGAACCCTTCCGGATTCATCAAGTCAATCACTCGAACGCCTACCCGCTCCGACTTATCGGCGTAGGTTGGACCAATTCCGCGCCCAGTCGTACCAATTTTGTGATTGCCGCGCTGCTCTTCTGCAGCTTTATCGATTAAACGGTGATACGGCATCGTCACATGCGCCGTTTCAGAAATCAGCAAATTCTTCGTCGTAATGCCGAGCGCTTCGATTTGATCGAGTTCTTCGATCAAAACCTTCGGATCAATGACGGTTCCACAACCGATAATACACTCGGTATCCGGGTACAGAATTCCAGACGGAATGAGGTGAAGCTTGAAGGTCTGATCCTTGACAACGACCGTATGCCCAGCATTAACACCGCCTTGATAGCGTACAACGACATCCGCCGATTTGCTCAACAGATCGGTAATTTTGCCTTTACCTTCATCGCCCCACTGGGCACCTATTACAACTACGTTAGCCAAGGGATTTCAGGAGTCTAAAGTTTTCAACAAACTCCCATTATCATCACTTGGGGGTACTTGTGTCAATCGATCGTTTCAGGAGAACTTTGCCAATTACAAAAAGAAAAGGCATCTAATTCAGATGCCCTCGATGAACTCTTAAGATGATGAGCTTGGACTATGCCCCTGGACGAACTCCGCGCTGTTGGCGCTGGCTGCGTCTCTGTTGCATCAGGTCGCGCTGCTCTTGCGTCAACACTTCGCGCTCCATACGCTCCTTAGCTGCCCGCATCCGGCTCCGAATCTCGGTTTTTTGCTGGTCAGAAAGATTCAGCGATCGCCAGGATACTCTTTCGTTGCGCTGCTTTGCCGCATTGTACTGATCGCGCTGGGCTTGCGTCAGCACTTCCCGAACGATGCCATCGCGGACTTGATCTCGAA
This window of the Cyanobacteria bacterium FACHB-DQ100 genome carries:
- a CDS encoding P pilus assembly/Cpx signaling pathway, periplasmic inhibitor/zinc-resistance associated protein — encoded protein: MKKFSLILPGAIALLMVATPFAVQARPSGLLSQQTQQQPKRDRANKLNLTDAQKQQAKAIRDQVRDGIVREVLTQAQRDQYNAAKQRNERVSWRSLNLSDQQKTEIRSRMRAAKERMEREVLTQEQRDLMQQRRSQRQQRGVRPGA